One genomic window of Bradyrhizobium sp. B124 includes the following:
- a CDS encoding plasmid stabilization protein, translating into MAAVTIRNLSEEAHRALKVRAAQHNRSAEAEMRAILEAAVRPDGRLQLGTALSEMSRKIGLTNADVDALEHGRDARAAEPMRFE; encoded by the coding sequence ATGGCCGCTGTCACCATCCGCAACCTTTCCGAGGAGGCGCATCGCGCCCTGAAAGTCCGCGCGGCGCAGCACAATCGCAGCGCGGAAGCGGAAATGCGCGCCATTCTGGAGGCCGCCGTGCGTCCCGATGGCCGGCTACAGCTCGGCACCGCCCTTTCGGAGATGAGCCGGAAGATCGGCCTCACCAATGCCGATGTCGATGCACTTGAACATGGCCGCGACGCGCGTGCCGCTGAGCCGATGCGCTTCGAATGA